A window of the Streptomyces albireticuli genome harbors these coding sequences:
- a CDS encoding 3-deoxy-7-phosphoheptulonate synthase — translation MNNAVLDARPETALQQPDWGDAAAQVERVRQELGSRPALVRAADIRTLRAHLAHVARGESQVVQAGDCAEDPAECTSGYVARKAGLLDVLAGVMKMITHKPVVRAGRMAGQFAKPRSRPTELVQGVELPVYRGHMVNSPEPHPERRRPDPQRLLSGYLAAGEAMTHLGWLHPARRSGICPPVWTSHEALLLDYEEPMVRRDEEGRAWLTSTHWPWIGERTRQVDGAHVALLAAVGNPVACKVGPTMTADELLALCERLDPGREHGRLTLIARMGATAVADALPPLVEAVRAAGHPASWLSDPMHGNTVTAPDGLKTRLVDTVVREVRDFQEAVRTAGGVAGGLHLETTPEDVTECVRDESGLGHVGDKYTSFCDPRLNPAQAIEVVSAWQG, via the coding sequence GTGAACAACGCTGTGCTCGACGCCCGGCCCGAGACCGCACTCCAGCAGCCCGACTGGGGCGACGCGGCCGCCCAGGTCGAGCGCGTCCGGCAGGAGCTCGGCTCCCGCCCCGCGCTCGTCCGGGCCGCCGACATCCGCACCCTGCGCGCCCACCTCGCCCACGTGGCCCGCGGTGAGTCGCAGGTGGTGCAGGCGGGCGACTGCGCGGAGGACCCGGCGGAGTGCACCTCGGGCTACGTCGCCCGGAAGGCCGGACTCCTGGACGTCCTCGCCGGCGTGATGAAGATGATCACGCACAAGCCGGTGGTGCGGGCGGGCCGGATGGCCGGCCAGTTCGCCAAGCCCCGCTCCCGCCCCACCGAACTCGTCCAGGGCGTCGAGCTCCCCGTCTACCGCGGCCACATGGTCAACAGCCCCGAACCGCACCCCGAGCGCCGCCGCCCCGACCCGCAGCGCCTGCTCTCCGGCTACCTCGCCGCCGGCGAGGCCATGACCCACCTCGGCTGGCTGCACCCCGCCCGCCGCTCGGGCATCTGCCCGCCGGTCTGGACGAGCCACGAGGCCCTGCTCCTCGACTACGAGGAGCCCATGGTCCGCCGCGACGAGGAGGGGCGGGCCTGGCTGACGTCCACCCACTGGCCCTGGATCGGCGAGCGCACCCGCCAGGTGGACGGCGCCCACGTCGCCCTCCTCGCCGCCGTCGGCAACCCCGTCGCCTGCAAGGTCGGCCCCACCATGACCGCCGACGAGCTCCTCGCCCTGTGCGAGCGCCTCGACCCCGGCCGGGAGCACGGCCGGCTCACCCTGATCGCCCGCATGGGCGCGACGGCCGTCGCCGACGCGCTGCCGCCGCTCGTCGAGGCCGTACGCGCCGCCGGGCACCCGGCGAGCTGGCTGTCCGACCCCATGCACGGCAACACCGTCACCGCGCCGGACGGGCTCAAGACCCGCCTGGTCGACACCGTCGTCCGCGAGGTCCGCGACTTCCAGGAAGCCGTCCGCACGGCCGGCGGCGTCGCCGGGGGCCTGCACCTGGAGACCACGCCCGAGGACGTCACCGAGTGCGTACGGGACGAGTCCGGGCTCGGCCACGTCGGCGACAAGTACACGAGCTTCTGCGACCCCCGGCTCAACCCCGCCCAGGCCATCGAGGTCGTCTCGGCCTGGCAGGGCTGA
- a CDS encoding carboxylesterase family protein encodes MSASDRRAAAPDTVVAHTTAGTVAGLRTGHGGPGGGVAVFRGVPYAAPPVGALRFASPRPPAAWDGVRDATAFAPASFQSIVPGHSEDSLYANVWTLGTSGARPVLVYVHGGGWERGAGSLPNYDGARLAARGDLVVVTFNYRLGAFGFGLHEELADPLTGSCANWGLQDQAALVRWAHDNAAAFGGDPGRIVLCGTSAGGASVRQLALLPELGGLVQALVPISACHVWAPANSLTPEDSRAVYAALAKGFGTTVRGLRDVPAAALRDAWERIFSGPPETRDVASGREYRGPVVDGRWLPDHDHKLPSPARPSLVVHTRTEGSFYTCPERPTAPPAPATDAELREAVRGVLLKGAVRAGDALVDACLAAYREAAAAEGLPQDPLSLWTEIWGDLLFRFQILRLAERHARTETAPQYVMEFAHPVRPPYLGTPHEATSKFLFGTYGLPENVAEFGDGPAEAAVSGAFMDLVASFARTGVPGGAHTPDRPTYTPGRDSTLILGGDGVARVAAAVKRRQLRFWDTAGVVPCP; translated from the coding sequence ATGAGCGCATCCGATCGACGGGCGGCCGCGCCGGACACCGTGGTGGCCCACACCACCGCCGGTACGGTCGCGGGGCTGCGGACCGGGCACGGCGGGCCCGGGGGCGGCGTCGCCGTCTTCCGCGGGGTGCCGTACGCGGCGCCGCCGGTGGGCGCGCTCCGCTTCGCCTCGCCCCGGCCGCCGGCTGCCTGGGACGGCGTGCGGGACGCCACCGCCTTCGCCCCGGCGTCCTTCCAGTCGATCGTCCCCGGCCACAGCGAGGACTCGCTGTACGCCAACGTCTGGACCCTGGGCACCTCCGGCGCCCGGCCCGTCCTCGTCTACGTCCACGGCGGCGGCTGGGAGCGCGGCGCGGGCAGCCTGCCGAACTACGACGGCGCGCGGCTCGCGGCCCGTGGCGACCTCGTGGTCGTCACCTTCAACTACCGGCTGGGCGCCTTCGGTTTCGGCCTCCACGAGGAGCTCGCCGACCCGCTCACCGGGTCCTGCGCCAACTGGGGGCTCCAGGACCAGGCGGCGCTCGTCCGCTGGGCCCACGACAACGCCGCGGCCTTCGGCGGCGACCCCGGCCGGATCGTCCTGTGCGGCACCTCGGCCGGCGGCGCGAGCGTCCGCCAGCTGGCCCTGCTGCCCGAGCTGGGCGGCCTCGTCCAGGCGCTCGTCCCCATCAGCGCCTGCCACGTCTGGGCCCCGGCGAACTCGCTCACGCCCGAGGACTCCCGGGCCGTCTACGCGGCTCTGGCGAAAGGCTTCGGCACGACCGTGCGGGGCCTGCGCGACGTCCCCGCGGCGGCGCTGCGGGACGCCTGGGAGCGGATCTTCTCCGGCCCGCCGGAGACCCGGGACGTGGCCAGCGGGCGGGAGTACCGCGGCCCCGTCGTCGACGGCCGCTGGCTGCCCGACCACGACCACAAGCTCCCGTCACCGGCGCGGCCTTCGCTGGTCGTGCACACCCGCACCGAGGGCTCCTTCTACACCTGCCCCGAACGGCCCACCGCGCCCCCGGCACCGGCCACGGACGCCGAACTGCGCGAAGCCGTCCGCGGCGTCCTCCTCAAGGGCGCCGTACGGGCCGGCGACGCGCTCGTGGACGCCTGCCTCGCCGCCTACCGCGAGGCCGCCGCGGCCGAGGGCCTTCCCCAGGACCCGCTGTCCCTGTGGACGGAGATCTGGGGAGACCTCCTCTTCCGCTTCCAGATCCTGCGGCTCGCCGAGCGGCACGCCCGCACGGAGACCGCCCCGCAGTACGTCATGGAGTTCGCCCACCCCGTCCGCCCGCCCTACCTCGGCACCCCGCACGAGGCCACCTCCAAGTTCCTCTTCGGCACCTACGGGCTGCCGGAGAACGTCGCCGAGTTCGGCGACGGCCCCGCCGAGGCGGCGGTCTCCGGCGCCTTCATGGACCTCGTCGCCTCCTTCGCCCGCACCGGCGTCCCCGGCGGCGCGCACACGCCGGACCGGCCCACGTACACGCCCGGGCGGGACAGCACCCTGATACTCGGCGGCGACGGCGTCGCACGGGTCGCCGCGGCCGTCAAGCGGCGGCAGCTGCGGTTCTGGGACACCGCGGGCGTCGTCCCCTGTCCCTGA
- a CDS encoding flavodoxin family protein translates to MIKFAVIYSSSTGNVHRLAEAAAAAAEKAGAEVRLRRVADLTAETIVPGNDAWTAAWTEHVAATGHIAEASLDDLDWADAVLWGTPGRYGLPSGPLKQFIDTTLPLHSRRGLLNKVMSSFTSTATLHGGQESTLLALNNAFYHWGAIVVPPGVADPIQLAPTNGNPYGVSSVSRNEPGNVDDDNLAAIGYQARRMVEITTALRRGQGEAA, encoded by the coding sequence ATGATCAAGTTTGCCGTCATCTATTCGTCGTCCACCGGCAACGTCCACCGGCTCGCCGAGGCCGCGGCCGCCGCCGCGGAGAAGGCGGGCGCCGAGGTCCGGCTCCGCAGGGTCGCCGACCTCACCGCGGAGACGATCGTCCCCGGCAACGACGCCTGGACCGCGGCCTGGACCGAGCATGTCGCGGCCACCGGGCACATCGCCGAGGCGTCCCTGGACGACCTCGACTGGGCCGACGCCGTCCTGTGGGGCACGCCGGGCCGCTACGGCCTGCCGTCCGGCCCGCTGAAGCAGTTCATCGACACCACGCTCCCGCTGCACAGCCGCCGGGGGCTGCTCAACAAGGTGATGTCCTCCTTCACGTCCACCGCGACCCTGCACGGCGGCCAGGAGAGCACCCTCCTGGCGCTGAACAACGCCTTCTACCACTGGGGCGCCATCGTCGTCCCGCCCGGCGTGGCCGACCCGATCCAGCTCGCGCCCACCAACGGCAACCCGTACGGCGTCAGCAGCGTCTCGCGCAACGAGCCGGGCAACGTCGACGACGACAACCTCGCCGCCATCGGCTACCAGGCGCGCCGCATGGTGGAGATCACCACCGCGCTCCGCCGGGGCCAGGGCGAGGCCGCCTGA
- the tal gene encoding transaldolase has product MKERELTAVRGDLRRLAAEGVSPWLDGFCRPLLTSGRLTDLVSRAGIRGATSNLATLTAAVESGDTDYLDQLLFLSYRDVPADTAIRALTAYDARLSCDELLPVFEETGGREGYVSVDVNPWLAHDAALVASEADKLVRAVNRPNVLAKIPATPEGLEAISECIGRKIGVHATAIFSVRRYGEVVDAYFDGLERARAAGHDLSDIVSFASLPITWFDAEVDARLEALGTDEARAMRGEAALASARLVYRRYEDRLSGDRWRDLARSGARPQTVMWASTAPRRPGVTSKRYAERLVAWGTASALSLTALGEGADRMCPLTGDTLSDSYGAARSVWERLDAMGISYRAVADKLETEGVEWLQTSWSLLYAAVERRLRGAQLSGT; this is encoded by the coding sequence ATGAAAGAACGGGAGTTGACGGCCGTGCGCGGCGACCTGCGCCGGCTGGCCGCCGAGGGTGTGTCCCCCTGGCTGGACGGTTTCTGCCGGCCGCTGCTCACCTCGGGCAGGCTCACCGACCTCGTCTCGCGGGCCGGCATCCGCGGGGCGACCTCCAACCTCGCCACGCTGACCGCGGCCGTCGAGTCCGGCGACACGGACTATCTGGACCAGCTGCTCTTCCTGTCCTACCGCGACGTCCCGGCCGACACCGCGATCCGCGCCCTGACCGCCTACGACGCCCGCCTGTCCTGCGACGAACTGCTGCCCGTCTTCGAGGAGACCGGCGGCCGCGAGGGCTATGTCTCGGTCGACGTGAACCCCTGGCTGGCGCACGACGCCGCGCTGGTCGCCTCGGAGGCCGACAAGCTGGTCCGGGCCGTCAACCGCCCCAACGTCCTGGCCAAGATCCCCGCCACCCCCGAGGGGCTGGAGGCGATCAGCGAGTGCATCGGCCGGAAGATCGGCGTCCATGCGACGGCGATCTTCTCGGTGCGCCGCTACGGCGAGGTCGTCGACGCCTACTTCGACGGCCTGGAGCGGGCCCGCGCCGCCGGCCACGACCTCTCTGACATCGTTTCCTTCGCCTCCCTGCCCATCACCTGGTTCGACGCCGAGGTGGACGCCCGCCTGGAGGCCCTGGGCACGGACGAGGCCCGGGCCATGCGCGGCGAGGCCGCCCTGGCCAGCGCCCGCCTGGTCTACCGCCGCTACGAGGACCGGCTGTCCGGCGACCGCTGGCGCGACCTCGCCCGCTCCGGCGCCCGCCCGCAGACGGTCATGTGGGCGAGCACCGCGCCCCGCCGCCCCGGCGTGACCAGCAAGCGCTACGCCGAACGCCTCGTCGCCTGGGGCACCGCCAGCGCCCTGTCCCTCACCGCCCTCGGCGAGGGCGCCGACCGGATGTGCCCCCTCACCGGCGACACCCTCTCCGACTCCTACGGCGCGGCCCGCTCGGTGTGGGAACGGCTCGACGCCATGGGCATCTCCTACCGCGCGGTCGCCGACAAACTGGAGACCGAGGGGGTGGAGTGGCTCCAGACGTCGTGGAGCCTGCTGTACGCGGCGGTGGAACGACGGCTGAGGGGGGCACAGTTGTCGGGGACGTGA
- a CDS encoding DUF397 domain-containing protein has product MSTTSPDLSGVEWLKSSHSGNGGGSCVEWPPSLEIVGVIPVRDSKRPQGPVLTVPKAAWPAFTGAIRGGGLPAG; this is encoded by the coding sequence ATGAGCACCACCAGCCCTGATCTCTCCGGCGTCGAGTGGCTGAAGTCGTCGCACAGCGGCAACGGGGGCGGAAGCTGCGTCGAATGGCCCCCCTCGCTAGAGATCGTCGGCGTCATACCGGTCCGTGACAGCAAGCGCCCGCAGGGCCCCGTGCTCACCGTGCCGAAGGCGGCCTGGCCGGCGTTCACCGGCGCGATACGGGGCGGCGGACTCCCCGCCGGCTGA
- a CDS encoding PLP-dependent aminotransferase family protein has protein sequence MNSKVNARVDPAGSLGSDLHLELPDSPAGGRRGALMSALRDAIRTGRLAPGTKLPPYRSLATDLGLARNTVAEAYAELVAEGWLNARQGSGTYVARRARLADPRPRRPTTPDRVPRARYNLVQGTPDASAFPRSAWLASARRALTAAPNDAFGPGDPRGRTELRRSVAEYLARARGVRADPDRIVICSGFAGALRLLGEVRTGAVAVESYGLGYYRHLLSAAGLRTVDLPVDSYGARVEDLAGSGAKTVLLTPAHQFPTGGPLHHERRSAVIDWARAEGGLVLEDDYDGEFRYDRQPIGAVQGLDPDRVVYIGSVSKSLSPALRLGWMVLPGGMVDDVVEAKGEREPYASALEQLTLADFLDSGSYDRHVRRMRRHYRRRRDQLIEVLAERAPHVRVTGIAAGLHAVLELPPGTEASVVKAAAWQGLALEGLSLYRHAEGAGAPSDGLVVGYGTPPEHAFAGALEALCEALPLPEGGAVPGRGVRVG, from the coding sequence GTGAATTCGAAGGTCAATGCGCGCGTCGATCCGGCGGGAAGCCTGGGCAGCGATCTCCATCTGGAGCTCCCCGATTCACCGGCGGGAGGCCGCCGCGGCGCGCTGATGAGCGCCCTGCGCGACGCCATCCGCACCGGCAGGCTCGCCCCCGGCACCAAATTGCCCCCCTACCGCTCGCTCGCCACCGATCTGGGGCTGGCGCGCAACACCGTCGCCGAGGCGTACGCCGAACTGGTCGCCGAGGGCTGGCTGAACGCCCGGCAGGGCTCCGGCACGTACGTGGCCCGCCGTGCCCGGCTCGCCGACCCGCGGCCGCGCCGGCCCACCACCCCCGACCGGGTGCCGCGCGCCCGCTACAACCTGGTGCAGGGCACCCCGGACGCCTCGGCCTTCCCGCGCTCGGCGTGGCTGGCCTCGGCCCGCCGCGCGCTCACGGCGGCGCCCAACGACGCCTTCGGGCCAGGCGATCCGCGCGGCCGGACCGAGCTGCGCCGGTCGGTCGCCGAGTACCTGGCCCGGGCCCGCGGCGTGCGCGCCGACCCCGACCGCATCGTCATCTGCTCGGGCTTCGCCGGGGCGCTGCGGCTGCTGGGCGAGGTGCGGACCGGGGCGGTCGCCGTGGAGTCGTACGGGCTGGGCTACTACCGCCACCTGCTCTCCGCGGCCGGGCTGCGGACCGTGGACCTGCCGGTGGACTCGTACGGGGCCCGGGTGGAGGACCTGGCGGGCAGCGGTGCAAAAACGGTTCTCCTGACGCCCGCTCACCAGTTCCCGACGGGTGGCCCCTTGCATCACGAACGACGGTCCGCCGTCATCGACTGGGCGCGGGCCGAGGGCGGTCTGGTGCTGGAGGACGACTACGACGGGGAGTTCCGCTACGACCGCCAGCCGATCGGCGCCGTGCAGGGCCTGGACCCGGACCGGGTCGTCTACATCGGCTCGGTGAGCAAGAGCCTCTCGCCCGCGCTGCGGCTGGGCTGGATGGTGCTGCCGGGCGGGATGGTGGACGACGTGGTGGAGGCCAAGGGCGAGCGGGAGCCCTACGCGAGCGCCCTGGAGCAGCTGACCCTGGCGGACTTCCTCGACTCCGGCTCGTACGACCGCCATGTGCGGCGGATGCGCCGGCACTACCGGCGCCGCCGGGACCAGCTGATCGAGGTCCTCGCCGAACGGGCGCCGCACGTGCGGGTCACGGGCATCGCGGCCGGTCTGCACGCCGTGCTCGAACTGCCGCCGGGCACGGAGGCGTCGGTGGTCAAGGCGGCGGCCTGGCAGGGGCTGGCGCTGGAGGGCCTGTCGCTCTACCGCCACGCGGAGGGCGCGGGCGCGCCGTCGGACGGGCTGGTGGTGGGGTACGGCACCCCGCCGGAGCACGCGTTCGCGGGGGCGCTGGAGGCACTGTGCGAGGCGCTGCCGCTGCCTGAGGGGGGTGCGGTGCCGGGGCGGGGGGTGCGGGTGGGGTAG
- a CDS encoding carboxymuconolactone decarboxylase family protein: MTATDLDQRMNFTKAAPKVFKAMIALDTAARAGLDPVLIDLVQIRASQINHCAYCIDMHTKEARKAGESEERVYQLNAWREAGLFTPREKAALGLTEAVTELGEGGVSDEVYGTAARHFADEELAQLIALIFTINAWNRIAVPTRKTPGTE; this comes from the coding sequence ATGACCGCTACCGATCTCGACCAGCGCATGAACTTCACCAAGGCGGCGCCCAAGGTCTTCAAGGCCATGATCGCCCTGGACACGGCGGCGCGGGCGGGTCTCGACCCGGTGCTGATCGACCTCGTGCAGATCCGCGCCTCGCAGATCAACCACTGCGCCTACTGCATCGACATGCACACCAAGGAGGCGCGGAAGGCGGGCGAGAGCGAGGAGCGCGTCTACCAGCTCAACGCCTGGCGCGAGGCGGGCCTGTTCACGCCGCGCGAGAAGGCCGCGCTCGGCCTCACCGAGGCGGTCACCGAGCTCGGCGAGGGCGGGGTGTCCGACGAGGTGTACGGGACGGCCGCCCGGCACTTCGCGGACGAGGAGCTCGCCCAGCTCATCGCACTGATCTTCACCATCAACGCCTGGAACCGCATCGCGGTGCCCACCCGGAAGACCCCCGGCACCGAGTGA
- a CDS encoding MFS transporter: MTTVASPSPATGTGRSPVKGWFAVAAVTLGIFCLMTSELLPVGLLTPVGDALHVSEGTAGLMVTVPGVVAALSAPVVTVATGRIDRRLVLGVLVGLVGAANLASAFADHFAIVLGARFLVGIAVGGFWAIAGGIALRLVPEEHVGRAMAVIFGGVETASVLGVPTGTLLGDLSGWRTAFAAVGGLGLTALVLMVFLLPPLPADESLTFAELPRIFRSNRGVRVGIAITFLLITGHFVAYTFVRPILQDAGISGNRISMMLLIFGVAGIIGNFLAGAKVGQHVRTIVLAISVILTAAMVLFAVTGGGLAVGIALLVLWGLGYGAVPVSLQTWILKAAPDATEAASSLYVSMFNFSIALGALIGGLAFDSLAMTSVLWIGAALAVLTLAVAGGRTKGLLSTEPAAGH; this comes from the coding sequence TTGACCACTGTCGCATCCCCGTCCCCCGCCACAGGCACCGGAAGATCCCCGGTCAAGGGCTGGTTCGCCGTCGCGGCGGTCACCCTCGGCATCTTCTGCCTGATGACCTCCGAACTGCTGCCGGTGGGCCTGCTCACCCCGGTCGGCGACGCCCTGCACGTCTCCGAGGGCACGGCCGGCCTGATGGTCACCGTCCCCGGCGTCGTCGCCGCGCTGTCCGCGCCGGTCGTCACCGTCGCCACCGGCCGCATCGACCGCCGGCTCGTCCTCGGCGTCCTGGTCGGCCTGGTGGGCGCGGCCAACCTCGCCTCGGCGTTCGCCGACCACTTCGCGATCGTGCTGGGCGCGCGCTTCCTCGTCGGCATCGCCGTCGGCGGCTTCTGGGCCATCGCGGGCGGCATCGCCCTGCGGCTGGTGCCCGAGGAGCACGTCGGCCGGGCCATGGCCGTCATCTTCGGCGGCGTCGAGACGGCCTCCGTGCTCGGCGTCCCGACCGGCACCCTGCTGGGCGACCTCAGCGGCTGGCGCACCGCGTTCGCGGCCGTCGGCGGGCTGGGCCTGACCGCCCTCGTCCTGATGGTCTTCCTGCTGCCGCCGCTGCCCGCCGACGAGTCGCTGACCTTCGCCGAACTCCCCCGGATCTTCAGGTCCAACAGGGGCGTACGGGTGGGCATCGCCATCACGTTCCTGCTGATCACCGGGCACTTCGTCGCCTACACGTTCGTCCGGCCGATCCTCCAGGACGCGGGGATCTCCGGGAACCGGATCAGCATGATGCTGCTGATCTTCGGAGTCGCCGGCATCATCGGCAACTTCCTCGCGGGCGCCAAGGTCGGACAGCACGTCCGGACGATCGTCCTCGCGATCTCCGTGATCCTCACGGCCGCGATGGTGCTCTTCGCCGTCACCGGCGGCGGCCTGGCCGTGGGCATCGCCCTGCTGGTCCTGTGGGGCCTGGGCTACGGCGCCGTGCCGGTGAGCCTCCAGACCTGGATCCTCAAGGCCGCCCCGGACGCCACCGAGGCCGCGTCCTCGCTGTACGTCTCGATGTTCAACTTCTCGATCGCGCTCGGCGCCCTGATCGGCGGCCTCGCCTTCGACAGCCTCGCCATGACGAGCGTGCTGTGGATCGGCGCCGCCCTGGCCGTCCTCACGCTGGCCGTGGCCGGCGGCCGGACGAAGGGCCTGCTGTCCACCGAGCCCGCCGCGGGTCACTGA
- a CDS encoding FAD-binding oxidoreductase encodes MSDASRPPSAVGAADPRYEALATRGNNKRFTARPEEFRVVTTTAEVVAAVGDAVRAGQHIAVRSGGHGYENAVGEPGVQLVLDLGEMRAVAFDTERDAFMVEPGARLLKDVYGPMYERWGVAIPAGNSNTVGVGGHVQGGGYGSLCRAHGLTVDHLEAVEVVTVDAAGEARAVVATREPDDPHHDLWWALTGGGGGNFGVVTRFWFRTPGAEGTDPAGLLPNPPAEVITSTVLFPRAGLDQPAMRTLVGGFGRWHERNSAPDSPYAHLFASLVLLGRDPDPEKDMGAVLVTHMDATRPDAERLLTDFLDEVAGQPGLAPVVLPHGTVPWLDSKKALGDAQDAETGRQKVKSANLRRAFRDDQADALHAFLNSDDHANGSSLVALDSYGGRVGTVAPDATAVAQRDSVLKVLFMNTWQDAADDAVNLDWMRRFHGAVFAKTGGVPAPDDTQDGAFVNFADTDLADPAWNTSDSPWHELYYKDNYPRLQGVRAAYDPRGVFGHALSVRTP; translated from the coding sequence ATGTCCGACGCATCCCGCCCGCCGTCCGCCGTGGGCGCCGCGGACCCGCGCTACGAGGCGCTGGCCACCCGGGGCAACAACAAGCGGTTCACCGCCCGCCCGGAGGAGTTCCGGGTCGTCACCACGACCGCCGAGGTGGTCGCGGCCGTGGGCGACGCCGTACGCGCCGGGCAGCACATCGCCGTCCGCAGCGGCGGCCACGGCTACGAGAACGCCGTCGGCGAGCCCGGCGTCCAACTCGTCCTGGACCTCGGCGAGATGCGCGCCGTCGCCTTCGACACCGAGCGCGACGCGTTCATGGTCGAGCCCGGCGCCCGCCTCCTGAAGGACGTCTACGGGCCGATGTACGAGCGCTGGGGCGTCGCGATACCCGCGGGCAACAGCAACACCGTCGGCGTCGGCGGCCATGTGCAGGGCGGCGGCTACGGCTCGCTGTGCCGGGCGCACGGCCTGACCGTCGACCACCTGGAGGCCGTGGAGGTCGTCACCGTCGACGCCGCCGGCGAGGCCCGCGCGGTCGTGGCCACCCGCGAACCGGACGACCCGCACCACGACCTGTGGTGGGCGCTCACCGGTGGCGGCGGCGGCAACTTCGGCGTCGTCACCCGCTTCTGGTTCCGCACGCCCGGCGCCGAGGGCACCGACCCGGCCGGCCTGCTGCCGAACCCGCCCGCCGAGGTGATCACCAGCACCGTGCTGTTCCCCCGCGCGGGCCTGGACCAGCCGGCCATGCGGACGCTGGTCGGCGGCTTCGGCCGCTGGCACGAGCGCAACAGCGCGCCGGACTCCCCGTACGCCCACCTCTTCGCCAGCCTGGTGCTGCTCGGCCGGGACCCGGACCCCGAGAAGGACATGGGCGCCGTCCTCGTCACCCACATGGATGCGACCCGGCCGGACGCGGAGCGGCTGCTCACGGACTTCCTCGACGAGGTGGCCGGGCAGCCCGGCCTCGCGCCGGTGGTCCTGCCGCACGGAACCGTGCCGTGGCTCGACTCGAAGAAGGCGCTCGGGGACGCGCAGGACGCGGAGACCGGCCGCCAGAAGGTGAAGTCCGCCAACCTGCGCCGCGCGTTCCGCGACGACCAGGCCGACGCCCTGCACGCCTTCCTGAACAGCGACGACCACGCCAACGGCAGCAGCCTGGTGGCCCTCGACTCGTACGGCGGCCGGGTGGGCACCGTCGCGCCCGACGCCACCGCCGTCGCGCAGCGCGACTCGGTGCTGAAGGTGCTCTTCATGAACACCTGGCAGGACGCGGCCGACGACGCGGTCAACCTCGACTGGATGCGGCGCTTCCACGGCGCCGTGTTCGCGAAGACCGGCGGCGTGCCCGCGCCCGACGACACCCAGGACGGCGCGTTCGTCAACTTCGCCGACACCGACCTGGCCGACCCCGCCTGGAACACCTCGGACAGCCCCTGGCACGAGCTCTACTACAAGGACAACTACCCGCGGCTCCAGGGCGTCCGGGCGGCGTACGACCCGCGCGGCGTCTTCGGCCACGCCCTGTCGGTCCGTACCCCCTGA